A single genomic interval of Candidatus Bipolaricaulota bacterium harbors:
- a CDS encoding putative metal-binding motif-containing protein: MKSMLCLVALVVAAALSGCGTDENYTVVPSCEAVNYPDCGTNVSGADQGQCSCGTVCREVKELACPENAFKCVPGCITNDECLPGTRCVFDDARAEVGHCDEDGVSANNNGVCADKPEGGSTVIVNNIIPPLSATEICGNGTCGNGENNANCPQDCPPSGGPICGNGQCELGESFDNCPADCDPDRDHDGSPASQDCNDLNASVHPGAVEVCGNGIDEDCDGVPDDGCAQPPVSHCGDGFLDSGEQCDGLAFGGATCLTLGYNGGGALGCLESCHFDVSGCSNTPPTPTQICGNNVLEGTEQCDNYQLNGKTCQSLGFDTGELWCNPDCTFHLEACGSEDPVICGDGFCAGTETCSTCAVDCGACPGPVNFECTEIVKSLGGRVIGLYKGFPTSNSPEIYVLGDEIDEAGHVVEGSTKFGGPSYDWDDRLGPFTDTDGDGYYEFIVPAGVGTLRFTYVQPDNSMDGDPFDFAQYGDCANYANPLACCGQGLYCTVFKCGLQVECDATSCWLDGELHF, from the coding sequence ATGAAGAGCATGTTGTGTCTGGTGGCTCTGGTCGTCGCGGCCGCGCTGAGCGGTTGCGGCACGGACGAAAACTACACCGTAGTCCCCAGCTGTGAGGCTGTGAACTACCCCGATTGCGGGACCAACGTCAGCGGAGCCGATCAGGGGCAATGCTCCTGCGGCACTGTCTGTCGAGAGGTCAAGGAGCTGGCGTGTCCGGAGAACGCGTTCAAGTGCGTTCCCGGGTGCATCACGAACGACGAGTGCCTGCCCGGCACGCGCTGCGTCTTCGACGACGCGCGCGCCGAGGTCGGTCACTGCGACGAGGACGGCGTGTCCGCGAACAACAACGGCGTTTGCGCGGACAAGCCTGAGGGCGGAAGTACCGTCATCGTCAACAACATCATCCCGCCGCTGTCGGCCACAGAGATCTGTGGCAACGGAACCTGCGGCAATGGCGAGAACAATGCCAACTGTCCGCAGGACTGCCCGCCGTCGGGCGGACCGATCTGCGGCAACGGGCAGTGCGAGCTCGGCGAGAGCTTCGACAACTGTCCGGCCGACTGCGACCCGGACCGCGACCACGACGGGTCGCCGGCGTCGCAGGACTGCAACGACCTCAACGCCAGCGTCCACCCGGGCGCGGTTGAGGTCTGCGGCAACGGCATCGACGAGGACTGCGACGGTGTGCCCGACGACGGGTGCGCGCAGCCGCCGGTCAGCCACTGCGGGGACGGGTTCCTCGACAGCGGCGAGCAATGCGACGGCCTGGCGTTCGGCGGGGCGACCTGCCTGACGCTCGGCTACAACGGTGGTGGCGCCCTCGGGTGCCTGGAGTCGTGTCACTTCGACGTGAGCGGCTGTTCCAACACGCCGCCCACGCCGACTCAGATCTGCGGCAACAACGTGCTCGAGGGCACGGAGCAGTGCGACAACTACCAGCTCAACGGCAAGACCTGCCAGTCACTGGGGTTTGACACCGGTGAGCTCTGGTGCAACCCGGACTGCACCTTCCACCTGGAAGCGTGCGGTTCCGAGGATCCCGTCATCTGCGGAGACGGGTTCTGCGCGGGCACGGAGACATGCTCCACCTGCGCGGTTGACTGCGGCGCCTGTCCGGGCCCGGTCAACTTCGAGTGCACGGAGATCGTGAAGTCCCTGGGAGGCCGAGTCATCGGTCTGTACAAGGGATTCCCGACGAGCAACTCGCCCGAGATCTACGTCTTGGGCGATGAGATCGACGAAGCCGGACATGTGGTCGAGGGCTCGACCAAGTTCGGTGGCCCTAGCTACGATTGGGACGATCGCCTCGGTCCGTTCACGGATACCGATGGTGACGGGTACTACGAATTCATCGTCCCGGCCGGCGTGGGAACCCTGCGGTTCACCTACGTCCAGCCGGACAACAGCATGGACGGGGATCCGTTCGACTTCGCGCAGTACGGAGACTGCGCGAACTACGCGAATCCTCTGGCGTGCTGCGGCCAGGGGCTATACTGCACCGTCTTCAAGTGCGGGCTCCAGGTGGAGTGCGACGCCACCAGCTGCTGGCTCGACGGCGAGTTGCACTTCTAG